The genome window GAATGAACTCAGAATAATTGACAACAGCTTGCAAACATCCACTCCTGCTCAAATTATCTGCAAATAGAGAAAAGCCTAAATAAGAGCTGGATTTAGCAGTTCGGAAAAAGGTTCGTTTCTTTGGACCACCATTCTTATTCCTTGCGATTTCGGAAAATGCAGGTTTTTTGGTGCATAATACTCGTTCTAAAAATCAGAGTTCACTGTTGTTTGCGATCAATGAGTTTGCCGTACTTTCATTCTCAAAGGTTTAGCCGTTTAATCTCATTTGCAAATAATTTGCGTTGAGATTTATGTTTGCAAGCTGTTTGCAAATAATGTGAGTTCATTCTCACTTAATGTGAGTTTGAAGCCTCCGATATTATCAATTAATGTGATTTGGAAATTGCGATGTTTGCAAGTTTGGCCGCGGATGTTTGCAAGCCGCTACAGCTAACTATCTAAAATCCGGGTTTGCAGGTCAAAAATGACCTCTTAAGTGTATTTTCTGTTCCGTTACTCCCCAACACCCTTATTAAGCAGCAGGGTCAAGATAATTTCTCGTGACGACATCCAAGCGATTATGACCTAGAGCAGCACTAACCAAAAGCATAGCGTCTTTGTTCTTGCTGTGAGGGTCATAATGGCTACCAGCCAACTGTTGATAGAGTGCATTGGCGTAATGACGACGGTAGCCGTGAATATCAGCACGGATAGGGATACGTAGAAAAACTTTCTCGTCAGCTCGCTTGGTGCTGATGATTTCCTTCACGCGCTCTTGCATGGCTTGCAAGACTGGGACAGTGCGAGGACGTCCACCTTTGCCTTGAGCAACAAAGACCCAGGTGCGGCCATCAGCAAAATAGACATCGTCAACCTGGAGAGTGCGCAGCTCGTGACGGCGTAGACCAGTAGCACAGCAAAAATCAACTAAGTCGCGGTTACGAGTAAGAGAGAATTTCTTGTCCATAAGCTTAGGTCCACGACTGCGCTTAATCTCGTCTTTGTGTCTGATGGGTAGAGAGACATTACAACCCAGTTGAGGATCTTGATAGAGCTTGCGCAAGGCAGCACGAGTAAGTTGCAAGGTCCAGGCAGAATGACCCTGATTAAGCTTGTGGAGGAGATATTGATCAGCAAAGAGGCGCGCCTCTGCGAGCCAGCGACAATTAT of Thermodesulfobacteriota bacterium contains these proteins:
- a CDS encoding tyrosine-type recombinase/integrase; its protein translation is MSKRPSLVKQVVDQLQQQARYGQSKFEAKQLAIAQSRAAGAKQWQPARIDGIFSLETMASYRKQSIAFVQWAKQNHNCRWLAEARLFADQYLLHKLNQGHSAWTLQLTRAALRKLYQDPQLGCNVSLPIRHKDEIKRSRGPKLMDKKFSLTRNRDLVDFCCATGLRRHELRTLQVDDVYFADGRTWVFVAQGKGGRPRTVPVLQAMQERVKEIISTKRADEKVFLRIPIRADIHGYRRHYANALYQQLAGSHYDPHSKNKDAMLLVSAALGHNRLDVVTRNYLDPAA